The DNA segment CAACAATAATGAAAGTATTGAAAGCTGTTGGCGGACAAATTCACATAAATCCATTAACCACATAAAAAAAAAACGAACGTTTTCCTATTACAGGGCATTCGCTTTTAAAAAAGAAAAGAAGTTAGCCACGACCCGAGTCCCAATAATTGTCGGGACGAATAGGCGAAGCAATTACACCAATTGTCACTAATTTTTATCAAATTTGAAAATGAATTGCACGAATTCTATCTGATTTTTAGAATTCGTGTAATTGAAAACTTGTCTAATTCGTGTTTATTCGTGGCGGAAACTTTTAAAGGCGAATGCCTTGTTCCTATTATGATATGCCAACCATTTAAAGTATTTTTGCATAAGTAAAATATAAAGATTGCAATCTATATGAAAAACATTGATAAAAACAGTTTAGAAAATGCTTATCGCTTGTTTGAATCGGATGATATTAATAAAATAGAAGTTGGTACAACCAAAGGTTTACAGCAAATTCACAATTACTTATTTGGTGGATTATATGATTTTGCGGGAGAGATACGCAAAATGAATATTTCAAAGGGAGGTTTTAGATTTGCAAACGCATTGTATTTAGATGAAATTTTGGTTAAAATAGAACAAATGACCGAGAATAATTTTGAAGAAATTATTGCAAAATATGTAGAAATGAATATTGCTCATCCTTTTCTTGAGGGTAATGGAAGGTCTATGCGAATTTGGTTGGACATGATTCTAAAAAATAGACTTTGTAAAGTTGTTAATTGGCAATTCGTGGACAAAACACTTTATTTACAATCAATGGAAAGAAGCCCAATTAACGACTTGGAGCTAAGAACTTTATTGAAAGAGAATTTAACAAGCGATATTAATAATAGGGAAATTATTTTCAAAGGAATTGAACAATCCTATTATTATGAAGGCTACCAAAAAGATGATGAATAATAATTCAATTTCAGTATAAAATAAATACTGCCTTAGTCCTAAAAAAAAAGGAGAACAAACATAAAAACCCTTTCAGAATTTGCTCTGAAAGGGTTTTTGGCATTTATTTTTTGGTCAGGGATTTATTTATTCCTGCATTTTGAAATAGTAATCCGCTGAATGTTTTCCGCTTCCATAAATGATGAAAGAAATACAGATGGCAAGTGTAAGCAATGATAATAACAGGTTTTGGGAGTGCATTTCTCCCATAAAATTGATGACGATGGCTCCAATCAATATGGGTAATTGTACAATAATGGCCCATCTGGTGAGCAAGCCAAAAAAAATCAAGATGCCACCCAAAATGTGTGCTGAAGCCACATAATGCAGTAGAATCATTCCTCCTCCAAGTTTGTCAATCGGGGACAATAAATCTTGTAAATATTGGAGATTTGTAATAAAAGTGACTCCTTTTGAAAACAAGAAAACTCCAAGTGCCATTCGAAGCAAATCAACCGGAAAATAAGTGTGCGCATTGGCCCATTTATTCAAATTTTTTACGTTGCCCATAATAGATTAGTTTTAAATGTTGAATACTAAGTTACTAATATTTAGCGTAATAAATACTAAAAAGAGGCGAAATTTGTAAAAGTTGGATGCTAGACCTGTATTACTCCCAAATTGAATTTCTTTTCAATTGGCGAATGGTTTGCCGCTTCTATTCCCATAGAAATCCAATTTCTGGTTTCCAATGGATCGATAATGGCGTCTGTCCAAAGTCGGGAAGCCGAATAATAAGGTGAGGTTTGCTCGTCGTATCTTGCCTTTATTTTGTCGAATAACTCTTTTTCCTTTTCTTCGTCCACGATTTCTCCTTTGGCTTTAAGCGAAGAAGCTTCTATTTGTGCCAATACTTTGGCGGCTTGCGTTCCTCCCATAACGGCGAGTTCTGCACTTGGCCATGCCACGATTAATCTTGGGTCATATGCCTTTCCACACATGGCATAATTTCCTGCTCCATACGAATTCCCAACGATTATGGTGAATTTTGGCACCACCGAATTGGAAACGGCATTCACCATTTTGGCTCCATCTTTGATGATTCCGCCTTGTTCCGATTTGGAACCCACCATAAACCCGGTAACGTCCTGCAGGAAAACCAAGGGGATTTTTTTCTGGTTGCAATTGGCAATAAAACGGGTGGCTTTGTCGGCAGAATCGGAATAAATGACACCGCCAAATTGCATTTCGCCTACCTTGGTTTTAACTACTTTTCGTTGATTGGCAACAATTCCCACTGCCCAACCGTCAATTCTGGCGTAGCCCGTGATAATGGTTTGTCCGTAACCGTCTTTGTAGGCTTCAAATTCGGAATTATCCACCAAGCGACTGATGATTTCCATCATGTCGTATTGCTCGTTGCGGGCTTTTGGCAAAATGCCGTAGATTTCATTTTCGTCCAATGCTGGTTTTTCTGCCTTGATTCGGCTGTAACCGGCCTTGTCATAGTCGCCAATTTTGTCGACGATATTTTTTATTTTGTCCAAAGCGTCTTTATCGTCCTTGGCTTTATAATCCGTAACTCCCGAAATTTCGCAATGTGTTGTTGCTCCGCCAAGGGTTTCGTTGTCAATGTTTTCGCCAATGGCCGCTTTGACCAAATAACTTCCTGCCAAAAATATGCTTCCTGTTTTGTCTACAATCAAGGCTTCGTCACTCATAATTGGGAGATAAGCTCCTCCGGCCACACAGCTTCCCATAACGGCCGAAATTTGGGTAATTCCCATGCTGCTCATTATAGCGTTATTCCTGAAGATGCGTCCAAAGTGTTCCTTGTCCGGAAAAATTTCGTCTTGCAAAGGCAAATAAACCCCGGCCGAATCTACCAAATAAATGATGGGTAATCTGTTTTCCATCGCAATTTCTTGCGCTCTCAGGTTTTTCTTTGCCGTAATCGGAAACCAGGCTCCTGCTTTCACTGTGGCGTCATTGGCCACGACAATGCATTGTTTTCCCTTGATGTAACCTATTTTTACGACAACACCACCCGATGGACATCCACCGTGTTCCTTGTACATTCCTTCGCCAACGAAAGCTCCAATTTCAATGCTTTTTCCTTTGTCCAGCAAATAATCGATGCGTTCCCGCGCCGTCATTTTGCCTTCGGAATGTAGTTTTTGAATGCGTTTTTCACCTCCGCCCAGTTTTACTTTGGCAAATCGATGACGCAGGTCGGAAAGAAGGAGTTTGTTGTGGTCTTCGTTTTTATTGAAGTTCAAGTCCATAATGAAATTGTGTTGGTCTAAAAAATTGCGGCTGCTAAATTACGAAAATTCGTAGAACAAATTTTAGAATAATCAATAGAAACAGATTGAAGTCTTTTTTTAAGGATTATTTAAAATGGAAACACAGATTTCACAGATTTTCACCAATTAATCTGTGAAAATTTGTGAAATCTGTGTTAAGTCAATTTTGTGTGTTTTTTGTTTTCTAAACTGATTTATTTCTTCGATTCGTTGACCAATCGTTTTAAAATTGCCCATTGTCTTAAAGTATCACGAGCGTCGGTGGCAGGATAGCCCAACATTGTTTTTCCGGCTGGAACATCGCAAGTAACGCCGGAACCAGCACCAACAATTGCGCCGTCTCCAATGGTTGCATGGTCTTTTATCGAGGCGCTTCCGCCAATGATTACGCCGTTTCCTAAAGTTACCGAACCCGCCAAACCAGAATTTCCGGCCATTATGCAAAATTTACCCAATATGCTGTTGTGTCCAATTTGAACTAGATTGTCAATTTTGCAACCGTCTCCCAAAACTGTCGAACTGAATTTGCCTCTGTCCACACAAGAATTGGCGCCAATTTCAACTCCATTTCCCAAAATTACGTTTCCAATTTGCGGAATTTTGACCAATCCTCTTTCAGGACAAGGACGAAATCCAAAACCGTCGGCTCCAATGGTGGCATTGGGATGAATAATACAATCACTGCCCAAGTGGCAACGTTCACGAATCACTGCGCCTGGCCAGATTATGGAGTTTTTCCCGATGGTGCATTCGTCAAGAATGGTAACATTGGGATAAATCGTCACGTTTTCGCCTAGTTTTACTTTTGGGCCAATGTAGCTTCCGGCACCAATTCGGCTTCCGGCACCAATGATGGCCGTTTTGTCGATAATGGCTTTTGGATGAACATCAATATTAAATAAAGGAGTGGGCGGTGCGAAAAGTTCCAATACTTGCGACATGGCCAAATCGGCATTTTTTACTTTGATGAAAACCCTGTTTTCTCCCGGTTCAATCGAAATGTCTTCGTTGACAACGGCAGCACAAGCTTTGGATGTTTTCCAAAACTTCTCGTATTTTTTGTTTCCAATGAAAGAAATCTCGGAAGCACTGGCCAATTCCAATTGTTCTGGAGCGGTCATTTTTATGGAAGTGGCGCCAACAATAGTGCCTTTTAAAACTTCGTTTATTTCTTGAATGGAATAGGATTTCATTAGATGATAATTAAATGGGATTCGGGATATAATTTCCAAATAAAGTAAATTTGAGTTGGAATTCCTAATGTATTAATTTAGAGGTAAGAATATATCCGTGAATTATGCAAATAATAAACATAAAAGTATAATTCAACGTATTTTCTGATGGATATATTTGCCTCTGGATATCAGATCATTATATTATGAAATTAGTTGTAAAATTTACTTTCTCCTTGTTGTTTTTTTCTTTTTTTGGCAATGCCCAGATTCAGGCTTTGTTCAACAATAAAACCCAGCTCAGGAATTTGACCGAACGTTGGGAACTGGATACCACTGCCACAAGAGGCACCTTTTTGATCACACCCTATAAACCTATTTACATCTTGCTTGGCAAATATTCGAGTAACCCTAACGAGCAACCCCGTTCGGAGAATGAAAGTCCCGAATACATAATTCCTGAAGGGATTAATTATGATAATGTGGAACTTAAATTTCAATTGAGTTTCAAGACCAAAGTATTGCAAGGTTTCCTGTGGGGACAGGCCGATTTATGGGTTGCCTATACCCAAAAATCATTTTGGCAAATTTACAATACGCATCTTTCACGTCCGTTTAGGGAAATTAATTACGAACCGGAAGTTATCCTGAATTTTCCGGTAAAATTTAAATTTTTTGGTTTCAAAACTCGAATGGTCGGGATAGCCTTCAATCATTTGTCCAACGGAAAGAGCGAACCCTTTTCCAGAAGTTTGAACCGGATTATTCTTCATGCTGGATTAGAACGTAAAAACTGGACCGTCTATGTTAGAAGCTGGTATGGAATGTCTGATTATGGTTCTGATAATCCCGATATTTCTGACTATATGGGACGTGCCGATTTGAATGTCATTTATGCCAAAAACGGGAATGTTTTTTCTTTTATTGGAGGATATAATTTGAATCTTAATTCCAATCCAAGAGGTTCGTCGGAATTCTCCTGGTCGTATCCCATTAAAAACAACTTAAAAGGATTTTTGCAGGTTTCCCACGGTTATGGCGAATCGCTTATTGATTACAATCACCTTCAAACCACCTTTGGTATTGGGATTTCCTTGATTGAATGGTTGTAGGTGTAAAATAATTAAACCCGACAGGTTTTTGATACAATCGCAAAGCATGTTCGACAACAATCGTGGTTTCAAAATGACTTCGAAGAGTTTTTTTAGGCATTGGAGTATGATTTCTAAAAAAGGTATTTTTCATCGAATGTCGTTAAAACAAAGGAGATCAAGGAGTATACTAATACTGGAGTTTACACAAAAATTAAAAACATTAAACAAATTAAATGTTTTTTAATGAATTGTAGCTTTTTATTTATACATTTGGAAGTATATCTTGAAACCAACCACCATGAAAAGAACTGCAATTATCATCATTTTAGTATTACTGAATTCAATGGGATTTGCCCAGCGGGTCATAGAAAATCCAGAATTTGAAGTTTCCAACAGCGGAATAACGCATATCTCAAAAATTGAACTAAACAAAGACGCAACAAGAATACACATCCATAATAAATTTATACCAAAATGGTGGGTTACATTTGAAAAAGATATTTTTATTCAATTGGATAACAATGTAAAATTGAATGTTCTGGATATAGAAGGAGCGAAGTTTGATGAAAAGATAACGATGCCGGAATCTGGAGAAAAAACAATCGTACTGGTATTCCCTCCCATAAATGATAATGTAAAAAAGATTGACTACAATAACGAAGTCTTTGGAATAGCATTGGTAGAAGGAACTAAAAAGGCTGATAAATCTCCCGAAATCCCCGACCATGTTTCAAAATGGATTGATGATGAACTCAAAAAGGCAACTGCCAAACCATTGGCAAATTTCAGTTCTGACCAATTCTTTAATGAATCAACTGGTAGATTGATTGGATATATAAAAGGTTATGATATTCGATTGGGTTTCAAAACAGGAATTATGTACACCCGCAATGACATTACAAATGAAGATTATCCCGTAGTTATTGAAATACATCCTGACGGCCGTTTCGAAGCTGATATTCCGTTAATAAGCCCTTCTTATTCTTATATGGTTATTAAAAGGCAACAAGTGAAATTTTATTTAGAACCCAAACAAACCTTAGTCATGATTTTAGATTGGGATGAATTTTTGTATGCCGATAGAATGCGAAATTCACAACATAATTTCAAGAACATAACCTTTGAAGGGTCTTTGGCAAAAATAAATGAAGACTTGATTGGCTTTAATCCAAAAGCATTTGATTACAAATCATTTAGTAAAAAAATGAAAACCATATCTCCTCAAGCTTTTAAAGAAGAGGAAGCCATCGATCATAAAAAAAACTTGGAAAATTTAGAAACCTATCTAAACAAAAAATCAATATCCGATAAGGCAAAGATTTTAATAAAAAACAAGATTGATTTAGAACATGCCAATCATTTGTTCGATTTTGTCAGCAACAGGGATTATTACGCCAAAGAAGATCTTGCAAATTCAATTTTAAAAATACCCGTAGAAAACGAGTATTTTGATTTTTTGCAAAAAATGGATTTAAATGACCAAAGTTTTTTAGCTTTAGATGATTTTAAGATTTTTGTCAATCGATTGGAGTTTTCAAAGCCTATTTTGGTTTATCCAAAACCTAATGTAACAAATACATTTACACCCGAAAAAACTTTTGAGCAGTATTTAGAAGTCGAAAAAATTGAAATTACTGATAATGATAAAGTATTACTAGAAAGCGCAAAAACCAAGAAATTTGAATCAATGGCAGCTTATGAAGAGTTTCAAAAACAATTTAGCGAGACCTACAAAAATGCATCAAAAGCCTATTCCAAAAAATATGTTGATCCCTTTATTAGTGTGCCAAAACCTGAAAAAGTGACTATGGAAAAGTGGCAATTAAGAGATTCCATTGTTAAAAATGTATTTCACTTGGAAAAAAACCTTGTTTACGAAGTAATAAAAATCAGATCACTCGATTATGATATAAAAAGAAGTGATTCCGAAAATGCACATGCTTATTGGAACGAATTACAAAAAGACATTACACATCCATTCTTAAAAAAAGAAGGCGAAAGAATTGTAAGCAAACAGTATCCAATTAACTCTTTTCAAAACAATCCTTTGACTGACAACTTAAATCGTAAGGTAAATATTAATGCCACGGCACAACAGAACAAATTGCCGGAAGGTAAAGCAACCGAAATTTTTAAAAATATCATAAAAAAACATAAAGGAAAAATATTATTTATTGATTTTTGGGCAACCACTTGTGGCCCTTGTGTGGCTGGTATAAAACGAATGAAAGAAAAGAGAAAGGAATATAAAGACAATAAAGATTTTGAGTTTGTATTCATTACTGACGAAAGCTTGTCTCCACTTGAACCTTACAACAAATTTGTTGGGGAGCAGGAATTGGAAAATATTTACCGATTAGCTTCAGATGATTATAATTATTTACGCCAACTTTTTAAAT comes from the Flavobacterium limnophilum genome and includes:
- a CDS encoding TlpA family protein disulfide reductase, which encodes MKRTAIIIILVLLNSMGFAQRVIENPEFEVSNSGITHISKIELNKDATRIHIHNKFIPKWWVTFEKDIFIQLDNNVKLNVLDIEGAKFDEKITMPESGEKTIVLVFPPINDNVKKIDYNNEVFGIALVEGTKKADKSPEIPDHVSKWIDDELKKATAKPLANFSSDQFFNESTGRLIGYIKGYDIRLGFKTGIMYTRNDITNEDYPVVIEIHPDGRFEADIPLISPSYSYMVIKRQQVKFYLEPKQTLVMILDWDEFLYADRMRNSQHNFKNITFEGSLAKINEDLIGFNPKAFDYKSFSKKMKTISPQAFKEEEAIDHKKNLENLETYLNKKSISDKAKILIKNKIDLEHANHLFDFVSNRDYYAKEDLANSILKIPVENEYFDFLQKMDLNDQSFLALDDFKIFVNRLEFSKPILVYPKPNVTNTFTPEKTFEQYLEVEKIEITDNDKVLLESAKTKKFESMAAYEEFQKQFSETYKNASKAYSKKYVDPFISVPKPEKVTMEKWQLRDSIVKNVFHLEKNLVYEVIKIRSLDYDIKRSDSENAHAYWNELQKDITHPFLKKEGERIVSKQYPINSFQNNPLTDNLNRKVNINATAQQNKLPEGKATEIFKNIIKKHKGKILFIDFWATTCGPCVAGIKRMKEKRKEYKDNKDFEFVFITDESLSPLEPYNKFVGEQELENIYRLASDDYNYLRQLFKFNGIPHYVVIDKKGEVINDDFPMHNFNSLLNGILEKYN
- the lpxD gene encoding UDP-3-O-(3-hydroxymyristoyl)glucosamine N-acyltransferase, with translation MKSYSIQEINEVLKGTIVGATSIKMTAPEQLELASASEISFIGNKKYEKFWKTSKACAAVVNEDISIEPGENRVFIKVKNADLAMSQVLELFAPPTPLFNIDVHPKAIIDKTAIIGAGSRIGAGSYIGPKVKLGENVTIYPNVTILDECTIGKNSIIWPGAVIRERCHLGSDCIIHPNATIGADGFGFRPCPERGLVKIPQIGNVILGNGVEIGANSCVDRGKFSSTVLGDGCKIDNLVQIGHNSILGKFCIMAGNSGLAGSVTLGNGVIIGGSASIKDHATIGDGAIVGAGSGVTCDVPAGKTMLGYPATDARDTLRQWAILKRLVNESKK
- a CDS encoding phospholipase A, producing MKLVVKFTFSLLFFSFFGNAQIQALFNNKTQLRNLTERWELDTTATRGTFLITPYKPIYILLGKYSSNPNEQPRSENESPEYIIPEGINYDNVELKFQLSFKTKVLQGFLWGQADLWVAYTQKSFWQIYNTHLSRPFREINYEPEVILNFPVKFKFFGFKTRMVGIAFNHLSNGKSEPFSRSLNRIILHAGLERKNWTVYVRSWYGMSDYGSDNPDISDYMGRADLNVIYAKNGNVFSFIGGYNLNLNSNPRGSSEFSWSYPIKNNLKGFLQVSHGYGESLIDYNHLQTTFGIGISLIEWL
- the fic gene encoding protein adenylyltransferase Fic, with amino-acid sequence MKNIDKNSLENAYRLFESDDINKIEVGTTKGLQQIHNYLFGGLYDFAGEIRKMNISKGGFRFANALYLDEILVKIEQMTENNFEEIIAKYVEMNIAHPFLEGNGRSMRIWLDMILKNRLCKVVNWQFVDKTLYLQSMERSPINDLELRTLLKENLTSDINNREIIFKGIEQSYYYEGYQKDDE
- a CDS encoding DoxX family protein produces the protein MGNVKNLNKWANAHTYFPVDLLRMALGVFLFSKGVTFITNLQYLQDLLSPIDKLGGGMILLHYVASAHILGGILIFFGLLTRWAIIVQLPILIGAIVINFMGEMHSQNLLLSLLTLAICISFIIYGSGKHSADYYFKMQE
- a CDS encoding acyl-CoA carboxylase subunit beta; protein product: MDLNFNKNEDHNKLLLSDLRHRFAKVKLGGGEKRIQKLHSEGKMTARERIDYLLDKGKSIEIGAFVGEGMYKEHGGCPSGGVVVKIGYIKGKQCIVVANDATVKAGAWFPITAKKNLRAQEIAMENRLPIIYLVDSAGVYLPLQDEIFPDKEHFGRIFRNNAIMSSMGITQISAVMGSCVAGGAYLPIMSDEALIVDKTGSIFLAGSYLVKAAIGENIDNETLGGATTHCEISGVTDYKAKDDKDALDKIKNIVDKIGDYDKAGYSRIKAEKPALDENEIYGILPKARNEQYDMMEIISRLVDNSEFEAYKDGYGQTIITGYARIDGWAVGIVANQRKVVKTKVGEMQFGGVIYSDSADKATRFIANCNQKKIPLVFLQDVTGFMVGSKSEQGGIIKDGAKMVNAVSNSVVPKFTIIVGNSYGAGNYAMCGKAYDPRLIVAWPSAELAVMGGTQAAKVLAQIEASSLKAKGEIVDEEKEKELFDKIKARYDEQTSPYYSASRLWTDAIIDPLETRNWISMGIEAANHSPIEKKFNLGVIQV